The following proteins come from a genomic window of Posidoniimonas polymericola:
- a CDS encoding glycoside hydrolase family 27 protein, which translates to MKSLALTIALLASSFGFVSPAAADETARFLQWAESPPMGWNSWDCFAATVNEQQTRANADVMAAKLKDFGWQYVVVDIQWYEPGANGFEYRAGAPLVMDEFGRLQPAVNRFPSADGGAGFRPLSDDVHGLGLKFGVHIMRGIPRLAVDRELPIKGTDLTAADIANKNSTCTWNSDMYGVDMSKPGAQEYYNSVYDLFAEWGVDYVKVDDLSRPYEDNLAEIEAIRHAIDQTGRPMVLSLSPGETPVDQGPHVERHANLWRISDDFWDHWPLLFDQFRRLDAWTPYRGPGHWPDADMLPLGALRQVSTSPHPKHTLFTKDEQHTLMNLWAIARSPLMMGGDLAQLDPFTESLLTNRRMIAVNQHSTNNRQLYRRGDQVAWIADAPGSGDKYLALFNTGGEATEVGVEFAELELPHKIRVEDLWQDAGQAAVHDAKFSAELPSHGSGLYRLSPAK; encoded by the coding sequence GTGAAGTCTCTCGCACTGACCATTGCGCTGCTCGCTAGCAGCTTCGGATTTGTCTCGCCCGCCGCCGCCGACGAGACGGCCCGCTTCCTGCAGTGGGCCGAGAGCCCGCCGATGGGGTGGAACAGCTGGGACTGCTTCGCCGCCACGGTCAACGAGCAGCAGACCCGCGCCAACGCCGACGTGATGGCCGCGAAGCTCAAGGACTTCGGTTGGCAGTACGTGGTGGTCGACATCCAGTGGTACGAGCCGGGCGCCAACGGCTTCGAGTACCGCGCGGGCGCGCCGCTGGTGATGGACGAGTTCGGCCGCCTGCAGCCCGCCGTGAACCGCTTCCCGAGCGCCGACGGCGGCGCCGGCTTCAGGCCGCTGTCAGACGACGTGCACGGCCTGGGCCTGAAGTTCGGCGTGCACATCATGCGGGGCATCCCGCGTCTGGCGGTCGACCGGGAGCTGCCGATCAAGGGGACCGACCTCACCGCCGCCGACATCGCCAACAAGAACAGCACCTGCACCTGGAACTCCGACATGTACGGCGTCGACATGTCGAAGCCCGGCGCGCAGGAGTACTACAACTCGGTCTACGACCTGTTCGCCGAATGGGGCGTCGACTATGTCAAGGTCGATGACCTCAGCCGCCCCTACGAGGACAACCTCGCCGAGATCGAGGCCATCCGCCACGCGATCGACCAGACCGGCCGCCCGATGGTGCTGAGCCTGTCGCCCGGCGAGACCCCGGTCGACCAGGGCCCGCACGTCGAGCGGCACGCCAACCTGTGGCGGATCAGCGACGACTTCTGGGACCACTGGCCGCTGCTGTTCGACCAGTTCCGCCGGCTCGACGCCTGGACCCCGTACCGCGGCCCCGGCCACTGGCCCGACGCCGACATGCTGCCGCTCGGCGCGCTGCGGCAGGTCTCGACCTCGCCGCACCCCAAGCACACGCTGTTCACCAAGGACGAGCAGCACACGCTGATGAACCTGTGGGCCATCGCCCGCTCGCCGCTAATGATGGGGGGCGACCTCGCCCAGCTCGACCCGTTCACCGAGAGCCTGCTGACCAACCGGCGGATGATCGCGGTCAACCAGCACAGCACGAACAACCGCCAGCTCTACCGCCGCGGCGACCAGGTCGCCTGGATCGCCGACGCGCCGGGCTCGGGCGATAAGTACCTGGCGCTATTCAACACCGGCGGCGAGGCGACCGAGGTTGGCGTCGAGTTCGCCGAGCTCGAGCTGCCGCATAAGATCCGCGTCGAAGACCTCTGGCAAGACGCCGGCCAGGCCGCCGTGCACGACGCTAAATTTAGTGCCGAGCTGCCGAGCCACGGCTCGGGCCTGTACCGCCTATCGCCGGCAAAGTAG
- a CDS encoding DUF2088 domain-containing protein, which produces MKLYKVHQQLADCPLADPAAEVHKQLDAMLAAGHVVPQGEVAITAGSRGIDNIAAITRAAGDWLKAHGASPFIVPAMGSHNGATGPGQQAMVESLGMTEEAMGMPIRASMECVKVGEVSTGDVWMDRHCYESAGTLVLNRVKLHTCFSGPVQSGLTKMMVVGMGKIKSAQTFHTAHSFDMKHMLLEMGRVLVDSGKIWAGLALLEDGFDKTAEIHAVPAADILEEEPRLLEKHRTYFPSLPVDDIDVLVVDEIGKTYSGTGMDTNVIGYRGVRGGEDLDRPRVKHIAALNLVEASKGNAIGVGLADFITRRLRDAIDESKTFINVYTTGDMERAKIPATLADDEEVVGKIRDRYGDSGWMFVPNTLHLGTIYVTEDLVEAVKRNPICTVDPEPVELSFADGRHQLAWS; this is translated from the coding sequence ATGAAGCTTTACAAGGTTCATCAACAGCTCGCCGACTGCCCGCTGGCCGACCCGGCCGCCGAGGTCCACAAGCAGCTCGACGCGATGCTGGCCGCCGGCCACGTCGTGCCGCAGGGCGAGGTCGCGATCACGGCCGGCAGCCGCGGCATCGACAACATCGCCGCCATCACCCGCGCGGCGGGCGACTGGCTCAAGGCCCACGGCGCCAGCCCGTTCATCGTGCCGGCGATGGGCTCGCACAACGGCGCCACCGGCCCGGGCCAGCAGGCGATGGTCGAGTCGCTCGGCATGACCGAAGAGGCGATGGGCATGCCGATCCGCGCCAGCATGGAGTGCGTGAAGGTGGGCGAGGTCTCGACGGGCGATGTCTGGATGGATCGGCACTGCTACGAGTCGGCCGGCACGCTGGTCCTCAACCGCGTGAAGCTGCACACCTGCTTCAGCGGGCCGGTGCAGAGCGGGCTGACCAAGATGATGGTGGTCGGCATGGGCAAGATTAAATCGGCCCAGACGTTCCACACCGCGCACTCATTCGACATGAAGCACATGCTGCTGGAGATGGGCCGCGTGCTGGTCGACAGCGGCAAGATCTGGGCCGGCCTGGCGCTGTTGGAGGACGGCTTCGACAAGACCGCCGAGATCCACGCCGTGCCGGCAGCCGACATCCTGGAGGAGGAGCCGCGCCTGCTCGAGAAGCACCGCACCTACTTCCCGAGCCTGCCGGTCGATGACATCGACGTGCTGGTTGTCGACGAGATCGGCAAGACCTACAGCGGCACCGGCATGGACACCAACGTCATCGGCTACCGCGGCGTGCGCGGCGGCGAGGACCTCGACCGCCCGCGGGTCAAGCACATCGCCGCCCTCAACCTAGTCGAGGCGTCCAAGGGGAACGCGATCGGCGTCGGCCTGGCCGACTTCATCACCCGCCGCCTGCGGGACGCGATCGACGAAAGCAAGACCTTCATCAACGTCTACACCACCGGCGACATGGAGCGGGCCAAGATCCCCGCCACCCTGGCCGACGACGAGGAGGTGGTCGGCAAGATCCGCGACCGCTACGGCGACTCCGGCTGGATGTTTGTCCCGAACACGCTGCACCTGGGAACCATCTACGTCACCGAGGACCTGGTCGAGGCCGTCAAACGGAATCCGATCTGCACGGTCGACCCCGAGCCGGTCGAGCTGAGCTTCGCCGACGGCCGGCATCAGTTGGCGTGGTCGTAG
- the metH gene encoding methionine synthase, whose translation MTQTATPDRTAELQTLTSERILLLDGAMGVEIQKLGIGEADVRGERFADHHKELKNFGDLLCLTKPDAILGIHRAYLEAGSDIIETNSFGASPVGMLDFEFAEAGVDASALGREINTAAVRLAKQAAAEFTERTPDKPRFVAGSIGPTSKQMAISTRVDDPSHRDVVFMEMVDSYYQQARAMVEAGVDILLAETVIDTLNLKACLFAIERVFDDLGCRVPVMASGTFDKGGGTFVSGQSVEAFWNAVSHFPLFSVGMNCALGPDVMRPHLEELQRVADVAISCYPNAGLPNEMGEFDLDPAKMAPMVGEFAEQGWVNILGGCCGTTPAHIAAFAEAVKGVTPHKTTTVAPRLRLSGTQPMELRPESNFLMIGERTNVTGSKKFARLIKSENYEEAIEVAREQVENGANVIDVNMDEGLLDSEAEMQRFLRLIAGETDIAKVPVMIDSSKWSVLEAGLQAVQGKAIVNSISLKDGEEEFLRRARLCRQYGAAAVVMAFDEQGQAAEADEKVRICKRAYDLLTRAREEGGAGFPPEDIIFDPNILTVATGIEEHNPYAVNFIEATRQIKQVCPGAKVSGGVSNISFSFRGNDHVREAMHSVFLYHAIQAGLDMGIVNAGQLVVYDEIEPELKKLVEDVILNRDPEATEKLIDFAEKVKGQGGKVNVQDDAWRSEPVEKRLQHALIKGIVKHIDEDTEEARQKYPKCLDIIEGPLMDGMSTVGDLFGAGKMFLPQVVKSARVMKKAVAYLFPFMEAEKEAAGTAGTSRGRVLMATVKGDVHDIGKNIVGVVLGCNSFDVIDMGVMCPAETILEAASKEGVDIIGLSGLITPSLDEMVHFAKELERLQLNTPLLIGGATTSAKHTAVKIAPHYSGNVIHVLDASRSVGVVEKLLSKDNRPALEEENRRLQAELLAGYNKRSSANLVSYQHALENRFATDWASVDIPEPSFVGVRQLDDFPLEKLRDYIDWSPFFMTWEMKGKHPRIFDDPNLGVEAKKLFDDAQQLLDQIVSEKLFTAKGVYGFFPANSIGDDIVVFTDLDGAGERCRFHALRQQWERKGQTAFRSLADYIAPVDSGRLDYLGGFAVTAGLGCDELSAKYLKDHDDYNSIMVKALADRLAEAFAECLHAQARADWGYGKEEGLSSEDLIAEKYRGIRPAAGYPAQPDHTEKRTLFDLLDAEKATGITLTESYAMHPASSVSGLYFAHPEARYFAVDRLTKDQVEDYARRKGMPVAEVERWLSPNLGYEA comes from the coding sequence ATGACGCAGACCGCCACGCCCGACCGCACCGCCGAACTCCAGACCCTCACTTCTGAGCGGATCCTGCTCCTGGACGGGGCCATGGGGGTCGAAATCCAGAAGCTCGGCATCGGCGAGGCCGACGTCCGTGGCGAGCGGTTCGCCGACCACCACAAGGAGCTGAAGAACTTCGGCGACCTGCTCTGCCTCACGAAGCCGGACGCGATCCTGGGGATCCACCGCGCGTACCTCGAGGCGGGCTCGGACATTATCGAGACCAACTCCTTCGGGGCCAGCCCGGTCGGGATGCTCGACTTCGAGTTCGCCGAGGCCGGCGTCGACGCCTCGGCCCTCGGGCGCGAGATCAACACCGCCGCGGTGCGCCTCGCCAAGCAGGCCGCGGCGGAGTTCACCGAGCGGACGCCCGACAAGCCGCGGTTCGTCGCCGGGTCGATCGGGCCGACCTCCAAGCAGATGGCCATCTCGACCCGCGTCGACGACCCCAGCCACCGCGACGTCGTGTTCATGGAGATGGTCGACTCGTACTACCAGCAGGCCCGGGCGATGGTCGAGGCGGGGGTCGACATCCTGCTGGCCGAGACCGTGATCGACACGCTCAACCTCAAGGCGTGCCTGTTCGCCATCGAGCGGGTCTTCGACGACCTCGGCTGCCGGGTGCCGGTGATGGCGTCGGGCACGTTCGACAAGGGGGGCGGCACGTTCGTCTCCGGCCAGTCGGTCGAGGCGTTCTGGAACGCGGTGTCCCACTTCCCGCTCTTCTCGGTGGGCATGAACTGCGCGCTCGGCCCCGACGTGATGCGCCCGCACCTGGAAGAGTTGCAGCGCGTGGCCGACGTCGCCATTAGCTGCTACCCCAACGCCGGCCTGCCGAACGAGATGGGCGAGTTCGACCTCGACCCGGCGAAGATGGCGCCGATGGTCGGCGAGTTCGCCGAGCAGGGCTGGGTCAACATCCTCGGCGGCTGCTGCGGCACCACGCCGGCCCACATCGCCGCGTTCGCCGAAGCGGTGAAGGGCGTCACGCCGCACAAGACCACCACGGTCGCGCCGCGTCTGCGCCTGTCCGGCACGCAGCCGATGGAGCTGCGCCCCGAGAGCAACTTCCTGATGATCGGCGAGCGGACCAACGTCACCGGCAGCAAGAAGTTCGCCCGGCTCATCAAGTCGGAGAACTACGAGGAGGCGATCGAGGTCGCCCGCGAGCAGGTCGAGAACGGCGCCAACGTGATCGACGTCAACATGGACGAGGGCCTGCTGGACAGCGAGGCCGAGATGCAGCGGTTCCTGCGGCTGATCGCCGGCGAGACCGACATTGCAAAAGTCCCCGTGATGATCGACAGCAGCAAGTGGTCGGTCCTCGAGGCCGGCCTGCAGGCCGTGCAGGGCAAGGCGATCGTCAACTCGATCAGCCTCAAGGACGGCGAGGAGGAGTTCCTCCGCCGCGCCCGCCTGTGCCGCCAGTACGGCGCCGCCGCGGTTGTGATGGCCTTCGACGAGCAGGGCCAGGCCGCCGAGGCCGACGAGAAGGTCCGCATCTGCAAGCGGGCGTACGACCTGCTGACCCGTGCCAGGGAAGAGGGCGGGGCCGGCTTCCCGCCCGAGGACATCATCTTCGACCCGAACATCCTTACGGTCGCCACCGGCATCGAGGAGCACAACCCGTACGCCGTCAACTTCATCGAGGCGACCCGCCAGATCAAGCAGGTCTGCCCGGGCGCGAAGGTCTCCGGCGGCGTGTCGAACATATCGTTCAGCTTCCGCGGAAACGACCACGTCCGCGAGGCGATGCACAGCGTCTTCCTGTACCACGCGATCCAGGCGGGGCTCGATATGGGCATCGTCAACGCCGGCCAGCTGGTCGTGTACGACGAGATCGAGCCCGAGCTGAAGAAGCTGGTCGAGGACGTGATCCTCAACCGCGACCCGGAAGCCACCGAAAAGCTCATCGACTTCGCCGAGAAGGTGAAGGGGCAGGGGGGCAAGGTGAACGTCCAGGACGACGCCTGGCGCAGCGAGCCGGTCGAGAAGCGGCTGCAGCACGCGTTGATCAAGGGCATCGTCAAGCACATCGACGAGGACACCGAGGAGGCCCGGCAGAAGTACCCGAAGTGCCTCGACATCATCGAGGGCCCGCTGATGGACGGCATGAGCACGGTCGGCGACCTGTTCGGCGCCGGCAAGATGTTCCTGCCGCAGGTGGTCAAGAGCGCCCGCGTGATGAAGAAGGCGGTCGCGTACCTGTTCCCGTTCATGGAGGCCGAGAAGGAGGCCGCCGGCACGGCCGGCACGTCCCGCGGCCGGGTGCTGATGGCCACCGTCAAGGGCGACGTGCACGACATCGGCAAGAACATTGTCGGCGTGGTGCTCGGCTGCAACAGCTTTGATGTGATCGACATGGGCGTCATGTGCCCGGCCGAGACTATCCTCGAGGCGGCCAGCAAGGAGGGCGTCGACATCATCGGGCTGTCGGGCCTGATCACGCCGAGCCTCGACGAGATGGTGCACTTCGCCAAGGAGCTCGAGCGGCTCCAGCTGAACACGCCGCTCTTGATCGGCGGCGCCACGACCAGCGCCAAGCACACCGCGGTGAAGATCGCCCCGCACTACTCGGGCAACGTCATCCACGTGCTCGACGCGTCGCGCAGCGTCGGCGTGGTTGAGAAGCTGCTCAGCAAGGACAATCGCCCCGCGCTGGAGGAAGAGAACCGCCGGCTGCAGGCCGAACTGCTGGCGGGCTACAACAAGCGTTCCTCCGCGAACCTGGTGTCGTACCAGCACGCGCTGGAGAACCGCTTCGCCACCGACTGGGCGAGCGTCGACATCCCGGAGCCGTCGTTCGTCGGCGTGAGGCAGCTCGACGACTTCCCGCTCGAGAAGCTCCGCGACTACATCGACTGGTCGCCGTTCTTCATGACCTGGGAGATGAAGGGCAAGCACCCGCGGATCTTCGACGACCCGAACCTGGGCGTGGAGGCCAAGAAGCTGTTCGACGACGCCCAGCAGCTGCTCGACCAGATCGTCAGCGAGAAGCTGTTCACGGCCAAGGGCGTGTACGGGTTCTTCCCGGCCAACTCCATCGGCGACGACATTGTCGTCTTCACGGACCTCGACGGCGCCGGCGAGCGGTGCCGGTTCCACGCGCTGCGGCAGCAGTGGGAGCGGAAGGGCCAGACGGCGTTCCGCTCGCTGGCCGACTACATCGCGCCGGTCGACTCGGGACGGCTCGACTACCTCGGCGGCTTCGCGGTCACCGCGGGCCTCGGCTGCGACGAGCTGTCCGCCAAGTACCTCAAGGACCACGACGACTACAACAGCATCATGGTCAAGGCGCTCGCCGACCGCCTGGCCGAGGCCTTCGCCGAGTGCCTGCACGCCCAGGCCCGGGCCGACTGGGGCTACGGCAAGGAGGAGGGGCTGAGCAGCGAGGACCTGATCGCCGAGAAGTACCGCGGCATCCGCCCGGCCGCCGGCTACCCCGCGCAGCCAGACCACACCGAGAAGCGGACGCTGTTCGACCTGCTCGACGCCGAGAAGGCGACCGGCATCACGCTCACCGAGAGCTACGCCATGCACCCCGCGTCCAGCGTCAGCGGCCTGTACTTCGCCCACCCCGAGGCCCGCTACTTCGCCGTCGACCGGCTGACGAAGGACCAGGTCGAGGACTACGCCCGCCGCAAGGGCATGCCGGTCGCCGAGGTCGAGCGGTGGCTGAGCCCGAACCTGGGGTACGAGGCGTAG
- a CDS encoding sulfatase-like hydrolase/transferase: MKLATAVLLVLAAAVPAGAADKPNILFLLTDDQAYDAVHALGWQELQTPHLDRLVHEGVTFTHAYNPGSWSGAVCVASRTMLFTGQMLWRAKRDQRFLEARYVEPARSWPQRMQAAGYHTCMTGKWHVQVDPHRVFDDVRHVRPGMAGARPAMYDRPLADRPDPFDPADPALGGYWKGGRHWSEVVADDAVAMIEESAGGDRPFFLYAAFNAPHDPRQSPAEYLAMYPPDQMDVPASFLPEYPDAEAIGAGRGLRDERLAPFPRTEHAVRVHRAEYAALISHLDAQIGRILASLGELGLRESTYIVFTSDHGLAIGRHGLMGKQSMYEHSLRPPLVVAGPGMPAGERVSQRVYMQDVVPTTLELAGADSQGTGFQSLLPLIGGQEAGDAEPAGREAIYGSYLDRQRAILVGPWKLIVYPQVPRFLLFNLDDDPEEMTDLSDRAELRPVVERLFRRLEEEQRRLEDPLELTPPSW, encoded by the coding sequence ATGAAGCTTGCGACTGCTGTGTTGTTGGTCTTGGCGGCCGCCGTTCCTGCGGGCGCCGCCGACAAGCCAAACATCCTCTTCCTGCTGACCGACGACCAGGCGTACGACGCGGTGCACGCGCTCGGCTGGCAAGAACTCCAGACGCCCCACCTCGACCGGCTGGTGCACGAGGGGGTGACCTTCACCCACGCGTACAACCCCGGCAGCTGGTCCGGCGCGGTGTGCGTCGCCAGCCGCACGATGCTGTTCACCGGCCAGATGCTGTGGCGCGCCAAGCGGGACCAGCGCTTCCTCGAGGCCCGCTACGTCGAGCCCGCCCGGTCGTGGCCGCAGCGGATGCAGGCGGCCGGCTACCACACCTGCATGACCGGCAAGTGGCACGTCCAGGTCGACCCGCACCGAGTGTTCGACGACGTGCGGCACGTGCGGCCGGGGATGGCGGGCGCCAGGCCGGCGATGTACGACCGGCCCCTCGCGGATCGGCCCGACCCGTTCGACCCGGCCGACCCGGCGCTCGGCGGCTACTGGAAGGGGGGCCGGCACTGGTCGGAGGTGGTCGCCGACGACGCCGTCGCCATGATCGAAGAGAGCGCCGGCGGCGACCGGCCGTTCTTCCTGTACGCGGCCTTCAACGCGCCGCACGACCCGCGGCAGTCGCCGGCCGAGTACCTGGCGATGTACCCGCCCGATCAGATGGACGTGCCCGCCAGCTTCCTGCCCGAGTACCCCGACGCCGAGGCGATCGGCGCCGGCCGCGGGCTTCGCGACGAGCGGCTCGCGCCGTTCCCGCGGACCGAGCACGCCGTCCGCGTGCACCGCGCCGAGTACGCGGCGCTGATCTCGCACCTCGACGCGCAGATCGGCCGCATTCTGGCCTCGCTCGGTGAGCTTGGGCTGCGGGAGAGCACCTACATCGTGTTCACGTCCGACCACGGGTTGGCGATCGGGCGGCACGGCCTGATGGGCAAGCAGAGCATGTACGAGCACAGCCTGCGGCCGCCGCTGGTGGTCGCCGGCCCGGGGATGCCCGCCGGCGAGCGGGTGTCGCAGCGGGTCTACATGCAGGACGTCGTGCCGACGACGCTGGAGTTGGCCGGCGCGGACTCTCAAGGAACGGGCTTTCAGAGCCTGCTGCCGCTGATCGGTGGCCAGGAAGCGGGCGACGCCGAACCGGCCGGCAGAGAGGCGATCTACGGCTCCTACCTCGACCGGCAGCGGGCGATCCTTGTCGGTCCGTGGAAGCTGATCGTCTACCCACAGGTTCCGCGGTTCCTCCTGTTCAACCTCGACGACGACCCCGAGGAGATGACGGACCTGTCCGACCGCGCCGAGCTGCGGCCGGTGGTCGAGCGGCTCTTCCGCCGGCTCGAGGAAGAACAGCGCCGGTTGGAGGACCCGCTTGAGCTCACCCCGCCCAGCTGGTAG
- a CDS encoding translation initiation factor yields the protein MPGLFDGTPLERPVTCDRCGRELSACSCPPETANSTGPPPHEQQVRVRRERRRGKWSTVIAGLESDAAGLKQLLSELRTTLGAGGGVSDGELVLQGDHRDKVIAHLATLGYRAKASGG from the coding sequence ATGCCCGGACTCTTTGACGGAACGCCGCTCGAGCGCCCGGTCACCTGCGACCGCTGCGGCCGCGAGTTGAGCGCGTGCAGCTGCCCCCCGGAAACTGCAAACAGCACCGGACCCCCGCCGCACGAGCAGCAGGTCCGCGTCCGTCGCGAGCGGCGCCGCGGCAAGTGGTCGACCGTCATCGCCGGGCTCGAGTCCGACGCCGCCGGACTCAAGCAGCTCCTCAGCGAGCTCCGCACTACGCTCGGCGCCGGCGGCGGCGTGTCGGACGGCGAGCTCGTGCTGCAGGGCGACCACCGCGACAAGGTGATCGCGCACCTCGCCACGCTCGGCTACCGCGCAAAGGCCTCCGGCGGCTGA
- a CDS encoding nucleoside hydrolase: MPRKVILDMDPGVDDAIALCVALAEPEFDLLAVTATGGNVGPKQATLNVQTIIEQVDPARWPRIGAATPDQLLRTDARHLMGTDGFCGANFPVAELHNRHNSIKVLSDEIRGAAGEVTVIATGPLSNIASLLQAEPDLATEIGHLIILGGAVAGPGNITAAAEFNIYCDAESARQVFQSPVTKTLIPVDVSSQVMLGLDVLEKLKHSGSRTAQFLSKILPNAFRMQRQVLGLEALAVHDVVAVTAAMHPNLFTTEPLHGDVETAGELTHGATVFDRRIVTDSRPNMDVAVDVDADGVLRYILGRLEAGV, encoded by the coding sequence ATGCCGCGTAAAGTCATCCTCGACATGGACCCCGGCGTCGACGACGCGATCGCCCTCTGCGTGGCCCTGGCCGAGCCCGAGTTCGATCTGCTGGCGGTTACCGCGACCGGCGGCAACGTCGGGCCCAAGCAGGCGACCCTCAACGTGCAGACCATCATCGAGCAGGTCGACCCGGCCCGCTGGCCGCGGATCGGCGCCGCCACGCCCGACCAGCTCCTGCGGACCGACGCCCGTCACCTGATGGGGACAGACGGCTTCTGCGGCGCCAACTTCCCGGTCGCCGAACTCCACAACCGCCACAACAGCATCAAGGTCCTCTCCGACGAGATCCGCGGCGCCGCCGGCGAGGTCACCGTCATCGCCACCGGGCCGCTCAGCAACATCGCCTCGCTGCTGCAAGCCGAGCCCGACCTGGCGACCGAGATCGGCCACCTGATCATCCTCGGCGGCGCGGTCGCGGGCCCCGGCAACATCACGGCCGCGGCCGAGTTCAACATCTACTGCGACGCCGAGTCCGCCCGCCAGGTGTTCCAGTCGCCCGTCACCAAGACACTGATCCCGGTCGACGTCAGCAGCCAGGTGATGCTCGGGCTGGACGTGCTCGAGAAGCTCAAGCACAGCGGCAGCCGCACCGCCCAGTTCCTCTCAAAAATCCTGCCCAACGCGTTCCGCATGCAGCGTCAGGTGCTCGGCCTCGAGGCCCTCGCCGTGCACGACGTCGTGGCGGTGACCGCCGCGATGCACCCCAACCTGTTCACCACCGAGCCGCTGCACGGCGACGTCGAGACCGCCGGCGAGCTGACCCACGGGGCCACCGTGTTCGACCGCCGCATCGTCACCGACAGCCGCCCCAACATGGACGTCGCCGTGGACGTCGACGCTGATGGCGTGCTGCGGTACATCCTGGGTAGACTAGAGGCGGGCGTCTGA
- the trpD gene encoding anthranilate phosphoribosyltransferase translates to MPPINFLDTLGQVSAGGDLTRDQMAAAIDHIMQGGCTDEQIALLLTALAHKGETVDEVAGAATAMRRHMRPIRTERTGLVDTCGTGGGGSQTFNVSTTAAIVAAAAGAPVAKHGNRSITSRSGSADVLAELGVNIEASVEQVERCLDELGLCFCFAPLMHPAMKHVGAVRKRLGIRTIFNVLGPLANPAGAEHQLLGAGLPHLRPLLAGAIQKLGAKRTLVVSGRDGLGDVTITGVTDVTDVTPDGIVEYEWTPADFGVEPGPLDELLIETPAQSAERIREVLAGNSGASRGIVVLNAAAALIIAGIAEGPREGATKAAEAIDSGAASGLLARLGELSHQE, encoded by the coding sequence ATGCCCCCGATCAACTTCCTCGACACGCTGGGCCAGGTCAGCGCCGGCGGCGACCTGACAAGGGACCAGATGGCCGCCGCCATCGACCACATCATGCAGGGCGGCTGCACCGACGAGCAGATCGCCCTGCTGTTGACTGCGCTGGCCCACAAGGGCGAGACCGTCGACGAGGTCGCCGGAGCCGCCACGGCAATGCGCAGGCACATGCGCCCAATTCGGACCGAGCGGACCGGTTTGGTGGACACCTGCGGCACCGGCGGGGGCGGATCGCAGACCTTCAACGTCAGCACCACCGCGGCCATCGTCGCCGCGGCGGCCGGCGCCCCGGTCGCCAAGCACGGCAACCGCAGCATCACCAGCCGCAGCGGCTCCGCCGACGTGCTGGCCGAGCTGGGCGTCAACATCGAGGCCTCGGTCGAGCAGGTCGAGCGCTGCCTCGACGAGCTGGGCCTCTGCTTCTGCTTCGCGCCGCTGATGCACCCCGCGATGAAGCACGTCGGCGCGGTCCGCAAGCGGCTCGGCATCCGCACCATCTTCAACGTGCTCGGGCCGCTGGCCAACCCGGCCGGGGCCGAGCACCAGCTGCTCGGCGCGGGGCTGCCGCACCTCCGCCCGCTGCTGGCCGGAGCGATCCAGAAGCTCGGCGCCAAACGCACGCTGGTCGTGTCGGGTCGCGACGGGCTGGGCGACGTCACCATCACCGGCGTCACCGATGTTACCGACGTCACGCCCGACGGGATCGTCGAGTACGAGTGGACGCCCGCAGACTTCGGCGTCGAACCCGGGCCGCTCGACGAACTGCTGATCGAGACCCCGGCCCAGAGCGCCGAGCGGATCCGCGAGGTGCTGGCCGGCAATTCCGGCGCGTCGCGCGGCATCGTGGTGCTGAACGCGGCGGCCGCGCTGATCATCGCCGGCATCGCCGAAGGCCCTCGGGAGGGGGCGACCAAGGCGGCAGAGGCGATCGACTCCGGCGCGGCGAGTGGGCTGCTCGCCAGGCTCGGCGAGTTGTCGCACCAAGAGTAG
- the proC gene encoding pyrroline-5-carboxylate reductase, giving the protein MISGKIGFIGAGKMASAIAQGVVRAGVAKAGQISASARTEQTLAQLSESIPGVETTKSNTAVAEQSDLLILSIKPQVMATVLPEIRSAVRPQTLVVSVAAGVTLEHLAKAFKRGVRLVRVMPNTPCLIGKGACAFALGEHATEDDARLVETLLGAVGEAYPVPEHQLDAVTGVSGSGPAYVYTVIEAIADAGVRAGLPRAVAAQLAARTVAGAAEMVISTGKHPAVLRDEVVSPGGTTAAGLAALERCGVRHALAEAVTAATERSRELGQSS; this is encoded by the coding sequence ATGATCTCGGGAAAGATTGGATTTATTGGCGCCGGCAAGATGGCGTCTGCTATCGCCCAGGGCGTCGTTCGGGCTGGTGTGGCCAAGGCCGGCCAGATTTCGGCCAGCGCCCGGACCGAGCAGACGCTCGCGCAGTTGTCAGAGAGCATCCCGGGCGTTGAGACGACCAAGTCGAATACCGCGGTCGCTGAGCAGTCAGACCTGCTCATCCTGTCGATCAAGCCGCAGGTGATGGCCACCGTGCTGCCGGAGATCCGCAGCGCCGTCCGGCCCCAGACGCTGGTGGTGTCGGTGGCGGCCGGCGTGACCTTGGAGCACCTCGCCAAGGCGTTCAAGCGTGGCGTGCGGCTGGTCCGCGTGATGCCCAACACGCCGTGCCTGATCGGCAAGGGCGCCTGCGCGTTCGCGCTCGGCGAGCACGCCACCGAGGACGACGCCCGACTGGTGGAAACGCTGCTCGGCGCGGTAGGCGAGGCGTACCCGGTGCCCGAGCACCAGCTCGACGCGGTGACCGGAGTCTCGGGCTCCGGGCCCGCCTACGTGTATACTGTCATCGAGGCGATCGCCGACGCGGGGGTCCGGGCCGGGCTGCCGCGGGCGGTCGCCGCTCAGCTGGCCGCCCGCACCGTGGCGGGCGCCGCCGAGATGGTGATCTCCACCGGCAAGCACCCCGCCGTGCTGCGGGACGAGGTGGTCAGCCCCGGCGGCACCACGGCCGCCGGCCTGGCGGCGCTCGAGCGGTGCGGCGTGCGTCACGCGCTAGCCGAGGCGGTCACGGCGGCCACGGAGCGTTCCCGCGAGCTGGGCCAATCAAGCTAG